The DNA sequence TTAGTAGCATAGTTGATGGAACCCTTAAATGGTGGTTATCTTGTATATTTGTCATACCCCTTTTGGGTACAAATTGTAGAACAGTTTACAGTTGACTTGGGTCAAGTTATTTCCCGCCATGTGGGGTATATGGTCTAATCTACCTGGATGGACATGCTTCAGTCACGCAGGTAATGTGTTTTAATAATAACCAAGGTATTTAGCTCACTTGGCTATTAAAAGAAAACTTTTGGAGCTTCTAGGTTTCAAGACAGAACTTACCCGATGCTTCTAAGACTGCCTTATGTGCCTGTGCAAGGTCCTGCCTGATGCTCGCTTAGCTTGGCATTTTGGCCTGTGTACTAATAGTCTAATTGTGCTTCAATCTTGTGATCATCTAGTTACACAGAGCCTATTTTATCTGAGTATGTCTCTCTATTCTTCAGGAGACACTGAAGGTCAAAGATGAGGAACTACAAAATTTGGCTCGGGACTTACGAGCACGTGATTCAACAATTAAAGAACTTGCAGAAAAATTGACTGAGACTGCTGAATCTGCCGAGGCTGCAGCCTTAGCAGCTCATACAATTGATGAACAAAGGAGAATTGCTTGTGCAGAAATCGAGCGTTTAAGAAGAGATTCAGAGAAGCAGCGGGAATCTTCCAAGTTAAAGGTATTGATGAGGTTTCATATGTCTTAATCTTTttgtttaatatttttttagtgGTTATTTCCCTCATTCCATTACTAATTTGGTAAAAGAACTGACTTTTATTGTTAGAGCACTTATAATGGGTCTGGTTTTGCTTGTGGCTTTTGTCTATATCTTTGTAGCTAAAAGATTCTGAAGTAAAGGTTATGGACTTAACCAAAGAAAGAGAGCAATTGATTAAGCAGAGAGACTCTGCTCTTCAGGAGGCTCATATGTGGCGTTCTGAACTTGCAAAAGCTAGAGAGCGTGTTGTGATATTAGAAGCAGCCGTTGTGAGAGCCGAAGAGAAGGTCAGGGTTGCAGATGCAGATGCCGAAGCTAGAATAAAGGAGGCTGTTCAGAAAGAATCAGCTGCGCTGAATGAGAAGCAGGAGCTCCATGTCTATGTAAATAAGTTACAAGCACAACTCCAAAGGTTGGAATCTTTTTTCTTTGCCATATATATAAGTTGACTGGGGATAATAATGTGTTAATCCTTTAGTCCCTGCTATTTGGCTTATCAAGTTATTTTATCAATGCTGGGGATACCAATGACCCTTTACTTCTGGAGAAAGACCTAATGGATCGTCTATCCTTTCCTTATTTTCGGGTTTGTGCAGATGGGTTATTGATTGAATTAGTCTGTAACCAAATGGGATTTCTTGAAAAAGTAATTGGACATAGTTTATCTAGTTGTAAGTTGTGCAGGTGCATAGTTAATTAATTATCTTTTTCTTGTTAACAGAGAGCACGTTGATATGAAGCAAGTGTTTGAGGAGAAGTCAGAGTCTTGCTCAGATATTGGCAATAGACCCCTGACAAAACATGTAGACTTATCTGAGGAAAATGTTGATAAAGCATGCCTCAGTGTTTCTAGATCGGTTCCAGTACCAGCTGAGAGTGTAGTTCACATGGCAGGGGATCAGGCCAACTTCCGGCCAGTTGGAGATGGTGAGTGGAGTGATATTCAGGCTACAGAGTCGAGGATAGCTGATGTAAGAGAAATCGCCCCCGAGTCAGAAGCAAGCAGCTTAGATATTCCTGTTGTTAGCCAACCAGTTGGTAACCATCATGATCAAGGGGGAAACTCTTTTCAACAGCCTTGAAGAGTGATACATTTGTAGAGAAGACTATAGAAGTCAGTTATAGGAGAAACAAAAACTTTCTTGGTGTTTTCATTACAACAAATTGATTCTCCAGAGATTACTGTATGCATCCGTCGTAGTGTGTCGGACACAGAAAACGAAAAACATGTGAAACCCGCCTCTGTAATGGTTCCATGTGGTTATGCCCAGTACATACAACACTTTCCCGAGTCTGTCTATTCCGTTCCTTCTTAATGGAACTGTTACTTTTATTAAGGAGCTTCGTCCAAACTATATTTGAGTTAATATTCTTCCGgctattttctcttcttctagCTTTTCTTGCCACAGTATGTAATACGTTGATTTTGCctagttttaagttttaacatTGGGGTGGTGGCTATGTTTTCACATTTGAGGGATTTGATCGCTTTGTTTTTAACTGCCGCTCCTCCAAGTAAAGAAGAGAGTATTGAGGACTGGGATGGAGGTTTATGTCTTTGTTAATGTTAATTCTCAATATCAATGTAACTTGTTCTCAACCAAGCTTGTTTATAGACGACTGTAGCACCAAAGCCATTTAAGACGGTCGTATGCTATAGTGTTCGCTCCTCATAAGAAACATTATCAGTTTTCCATGTCGAACTAAACCGAAGCTTTTTAGGCCATTCTGGTGAGAGTAAAGCAACGAAAGCCAAGTAACAGTCAAAATAAGAAAGCAACGAAATCTAAGATATAAGACCAGGCCACTTTGGTGAGATGGTGACTAAACCCTTATAGGTGAGATGGTGACTAAACCGGATGATTAGCATAAGAAAATGGAGCTACTGAACTGAGAGTGCTTGGGCAGAAACTGATATGTATTATTTTATCTTCCTAGCAGTTACCATGTTTGCTTCTGTAATTCTCATTGCTCACTATAGCCAGAACTAGCAGTGAATTCAGCTGTACAACCATTTGTGAGCAAAACCTAGCAGCCCTTTGTCAAGATCTTCAACTTAATTGGTTCTTTCTCATTTCTCTTCTATAATTCTAATAATAGCTCAACATACCTTCCCCAACAATCAAACAACTAGCTACCAAGCTATCCCTGGACTGATTTAGTAGGAAAGGTTTGGGAGTCACAACTTTGCCAACAACCAAGCAATATTTAATTTGGTCTCTCCTGCTAATGGCGCTATTTGCTGCAACGAAGCTAGCCCATCACACCACCACCTCCACCCTTCCACACGATCCCCTATTGCCGCCAGGGAACTCGAATGGCATAGCAAAGTTTTGGCTTGTTAGTATTCATCAGAAAACATTCTAGGCTGTGTGGGAAATTTATACAAACGTCAGTCTTTACTGATAATCTGGGAGTATGCATTCCCTGCTTCTTGCAAGGCCTTCTTTGCAATCAAAGAGAGTTTCTGGCAGAAAATATTAGCATTGATTCATTTTTTCCCTCCATTTCTCAAGAGTCAAGATCACTTGTGCTGAGACAATTAGACGAACAATTGATGCTGGTTCTAAATCAGTTGGGTCAAAGCAATAGTAGGCACTGGGCACTTGATGATTAGAGGATTCTTGATGCAGGAAATACGTAAATCTATGTGCATAGCGATCAGCAAACACATAATTAAAACAATTAATGTCGCCACAGAATTCCTTTCTATCAAGTATCTAATGCTattataattaacaaattaTGTTCAGTTCTCCGGAAAAATGTCACGGGTGTTCTTACATGCATTTCTTGTTGGATCAAGCAAGTAGATTGTTTGTTATAAACAGAACTTACAAGTCGTTTCTGTTTGTATTAACATTTACCATTTTATATAGTCACACAACTTTCATCGCAATGTTGTCATGCTTCTCGTTTTCATTTCAGTTGTTTTATACATGATACAATACATATATGGGTAAACAAAGATTGTACAATTGCTAACTTTCATGTCACGTTTACATGTATAATGTATTGTTCCAATAGAAAGTAGCTAGTAGTCTATGATTATTCCTTTTATTATGCTCAAGTAACTTGAAATGTTAGAGAAAACCAATAGTAACTCTAATTCATCTTTTAAATACATTAGAATGAAATATTTGAATGTAAGCAAATATAGCCGGTGCAGTCCATTGTGATTGCGGTTTGACCAATAAAAGTTCTCCAACTAGATTAGAACTGTGGTATACATTTGTTTGACCTATACATTTCTTAATGTCTTTGAACATTAAGACTACGCCATGAATTAGAAAAATGATTGATTCTTGggcaaaaattagaaaatattaATGTTCTTACATGCACTTCACATTTGATCGAGAGGGATTAATCTAAACATGTATTCAGACCTTTTTGTTAACATTCAGCATTTTGCATGAAGTTACTATGTTTGTTCCAGTAATTCCCGTAACTATCTTACTAATTAAAACAAATTCAAACTCGATATAAGCCGAACCAGATGGAATTCAATTTGTATCGTAAGTAAAACCTAGCAATATCTTTGTCGACATTTAGCTGAATTGGTTTGCATGTTCTGAACTTCTGATTGCTTCTCCATTAAAACGATCCATATATACATAcacgtacacacacacacaccctccCCAACAATCAAAAACCTTATAGCGATACCCTTCATGATTTAGAACAAAAGGGTTCGGACTTGGGAGTTCCAACTTTACCAATAACTATGTATAGGTCGAGCAATATTTTACTCCTGCTAGTAGCAACAAGTATTGCAAACGGGCTAGCTCAACCACCACAACCCTCCTGACAGGCCTATCACGGCCAGAGAACCCAAATGGTATAACAAAGTTGCTGGCCAAACCATATTCAATCGTAACATATTTCCTCCTTTCTCAAGAGCACTTCTACGTAGGTGAAGAGATTAGCTCATCAAGAATATACTGATGCGGATTCTAATTAAGGATTAGAAAAATGTATAAGAAAGAAGGAGACCAAGAAATTAGTGATTCTTTAAAAATGTCAGTTGCCAAAAACGAAACTCTTAACACAAAATATTGGTGTTTTTATATGCATTTTGCATTGAAACGATCCATTAGCTTGTCAATGTGTTAACTTTTTGTTATAGAACTTACAAGATCGTTGATGTTCAATTAATGTGCATTCATCGTTTTGTATAGTAACGCAAATTTCAATACAATGTTGTCAAGCTTCTCGTTTTCACTTCATCTTTGTTATATAACatggatccggctcctctaaggACAACTCCAACCATTGGGTGCCAAACAAAAATTTGGCCAATTATAAGACTGTGCTTCTCCAACCATGGGTTTTTAGTGGATCTGGTCCTATAAATATGAGACTTGGACTCATTTGtagtctcatatttgagacaATTCCAAGACCAAGACTAATCACAGTGGCCTGGGACCACAATTTCTGCTTACCCAGCCCAATATTGACAGGGACGCGCTAGAGGAGTTTGGTGGGCAGCACACATAGAAGGGAGAACGGGGGAGGAGGAAGACACGCCCAATTGCCCTGGAGAGAGAAAAAGCAGCTGCATTAGTTTGCTCCAGTGGGCCCCGCAAGGCTGGGTTTGTCTCCTACCGACCGTTGGGACACACAACGGTCATATAATCGACGGCTGAGATCGCTCCATTTTGAATATGGACGGtccgatgttttttttttttttttactcaaacGGATCTATTTTCAATCTAATGGCTCagatttgagggaaaaaaaacttatcaacggctcttattaaatgaagggttattatttcctttttgttccaaaaaaaaaaattaaaaaattaccaaaaagttgagggaaaaaaatatacccgttggaacagtaaattgtaggaaattctataaataccaacccatttttattcaaaataaataaataaataccaacccattcttttctatttcctcacccattcattaaataataagaataatttttaaatattatgataaaatgttaaattattattttttaccttatttaattaaattaacatatttttaatataatattcatctGTTCAAGGAAATCTCTAttctgtgtttggcccaaactctaggttacttgacccagtggtaatagggttcctattcaatgtatgattactttccttgtatgatttggatcctatgcattgtaatcctctatataaagagacccctattatcaatgagaatacacataaaattcctctcaattaccgtttccctaaaacacgttatcagcacgatgcCCCTGTAGCCTCGCTGCCCCTGTAGCGCTCGCAAGCCTTACTTGCCTTCTACCTTTGCGCGCGCTCACCAGCCCTCGCGACCGCGACTCACCAGCGGCCCCGTGGCATCTCCGCAGAGGCCTCGCTGCATCTCCGCAGCGGTCTCTCGGCATTCCCGCAGCATACCTGCAGCAACCCCAGCGACTCCGCATTCCAGTGACTAGCCCGCGACCGCGCCACCACCGCAGCTCCTACGCGCCCCTGCGCTTGCTGTCCCCGTGAGCGCGCCCTGCATTTGCTGTCCTCGCAGCCCTACGCTCGCTTGCTGCCCCCGCAACCGTACGCTCACCCGCTGCCCCAGCAGCTCCTATAAGCCCCTGCACTCTGATGCgcttaaaagcaagcgcataatttaaccctgaaatatcgttagtagtataagcaaatagggatcgttctattccggggattgagggtacacctgtcattgtcaaacaaataaagaaaagtattatttacaaaaataaaataaagaataaatatatacaagtgaacaaaaataagggggggtttaggattcttaaaattaaaattaaaataaataaaataaagaaaacgtaaaaacatatatacaagggtggaacgcaaggaacaaagatcaaaatcaattccatgtaatcaaattcgattcaaaccctataattgttcttccaagtcatgagagaggagttgatcatgtgaaacattcgaaagcaaatgatttcccatattttacttttcaatgctaattaacctaagcgaaagcacctagattaatcttatcaaacatgtaatcaagccctagaaagctagtcaatcatgacatgttcaacgcattagacatagagaaaggctatcaactcaagtgtacaacttagttatggaaaagtccacctaattgcaatcctcttcaattaaattcgattcttgtccagaacctttactacttttgattcaagttacacaaaacgaaaagtcgatttcatgttcttaaacctagcaccaattacatgcaaatcctataagtgtcgacccaaataagataaacatataaaagttttctgtaaagcaaatttaatcgaacaaactcacataagcaacttagaatcacaattatagaattcgaaaactttatttaaacatagaaattgggcttaaactttgccctaaacattattgttaactagaattcatagttttacaaaatcaaacaaagaaaacaagagaaaggatataatacaccttgaaagatgaatgataaagccttgagacgaagaacttgaagatccttgaaagcaagcaatcttctagggacgacacaagggtggatggcggttgggaaattgatgtattgcatggcttctctttctcttggcttgaaaatgaagaacaagaaaactagagaatggaaaagaaatatggagaggaaatggagagacaaggagatggaatggatgaaggaatgtgtataggaaatggtgactaaggaaaatggagaggaaatggtgagacaaggagatggaatggatgaaggaatgtgtataggaaatggtgactaaggaaaatggagaggaaatggtgagacaaggagatggaatggatgaaggaatgtcttttagaatgagaggagaaggtgtttatatagggaagaaaaagaagagtgaaatgatgagtggaagaaaaataatgaaagtggagtatgaaagtgatttgtaaaatatggaaaagaaagagaaatgatgaaatgaaagcaaagcatgaaggtgcagcaacatggaagtgatgatgatctattaaagagattgtagaaaaaatatatccaaggaaaaagagaaaagcatctagctttcttcatgtgggtgggaaacatgaatatgtggtgttgagctgttttcaggtcagtttctttccctttattccttcaattatttctccaacaagacttcattatatgccttcgacttcttcatatgaaatgttccactatgagtgtagatcatcctgacaaattttcagagcttcaatccatgtggttgggccggaaatgctgctggacctcttacaggtccagttttccggttttgcttctgtagaaaattgggctgattgtttgaaggccttccactcatatttttgtctggaactcttcataagaaatgatcctttgggtgtctagaatgaatctggaaggtttcagctcatttgaagttcatttggtcaggcggccactccttcttctttgcttggcttggtttctcctagccggagtaggaatatgtgtaaaattgatgttttagtacatttccatttttctccatcatttccaggtaattatggacctaacgctcatttcaccttcaattactccaatgtacctaaaagtagaaattgaattaaaaatcgattcagttaaggaattaactaagcaaaatgtgaggaattaactattaaaatatcacattaaaatgctcctatcacactCGCTTCTCCAGCCAACGCTCGCTTGCCCTCGCGACTTCTCTTCTTCACGGCTCCGCATCCTCGCGGCCCCGCATTCTCGCTGCTCTGCATTCTCGCGACCCTACGACACATCAACACATCCGCGACACCCGTGACAGGCCAGCAACCCCGCGACACCGCTACCCTGGGACCGGGCCACCACACGACCATCTCTCCAGCCTGTTCGCCTAGGACTAAAGCtcgctctgcaatcctaagaggtaaacttttctaaaagttcccgtttttgaagttttcattcttttcttcttttctcggggacttccagcATCCCTttttctcccccccccccccccctttcttcttcataggggagaccaaaatccgaactgtgggggttggTGCTCAccccaagcttggagcttgtagagtcctccaaacttagagtttgttgagaagaaaacgatcgaccacatacatcgttgtttcgatctaatccaaaaaccctcttggaatcagattttcttggaagcgactatgctcagaaaatccctaaatttcttggaagtaaCTACGCTaaaaaatttaatagtttttcgtggtagcctttttcgctctgaaactaaccctaatttcttattctctttcaggatgaataacctgaacaaactggacttcgctccattgggaacaactgactCTGGATAACACAGGTGGGTtggtgatgtccgccagcatctcaaggccgatggaatcttggatatgattctcgagcctaaacaggacgtgctaactattgagcaagctcaagttttggaagcaaatagagcagccttagaggaaaataaggcgaaagccaccatcctaatgactcgtcatatggatgactcgctccagtacgagtgtatgaatgaagaagaccccagaaggctgtgggtctcactcgaagaaagatttggcaacgtccgtgactccctgcttcctgacctagaagtgagatggcatagtctccgcttctatgatttcaagtcagttcttgattaCAACTCAAAAGCACTTCgccttaaatccttaatggaaatttgtggtaaagagatcacaaatgcgatgttgattgagaagactctttctaccttccccgtctctgcattgatggttactaagaactatcgaatcgatgttactgcaggacggatcacaaggtttcatgagcttgttGGAGCTATGAAAGTCGCTGAagagcatgacaatatccttgtaaagaactataattcaagatccgtAGAAACAGAGCTTATTccgaaatccaattatagtcatgcccctaagagagggcgccaagagcgaaaccctaatcttagggatacttctggacgttctggtccatataatcgctatacttgggaaggtaaccaccaaaataggcgaatacggaaccgaagaggtcaacgtggaaagagagaggaaagcaacgcctctggccatgttggtggcgccaccaacactaagagtcatctaaatgat is a window from the Rosa chinensis cultivar Old Blush chromosome 2, RchiOBHm-V2, whole genome shotgun sequence genome containing:
- the LOC112187577 gene encoding switch-associated protein 70; translation: MASNGAAPRVADPENSLEKIKRQLASGSGRNLLQGPLLKRSETLRKWNERWMILDPTTGRMEYKIRRNEPSVKGTILFDANSTIALSPVNFHGLAKYDGCCFYIGTPQKKDYFLCAETPGAARAWVSTLQATQLVLKAHKEAVNSLSGNGSAKLGTVAAVVAAANSTAAESSKEIEAAMHISLRNALGMITQKPTDGPMDDFAVMKETLKVKDEELQNLARDLRARDSTIKELAEKLTETAESAEAAALAAHTIDEQRRIACAEIERLRRDSEKQRESSKLKLKDSEVKVMDLTKEREQLIKQRDSALQEAHMWRSELAKARERVVILEAAVVRAEEKVRVADADAEARIKEAVQKESAALNEKQELHVYVNKLQAQLQREHVDMKQVFEEKSESCSDIGNRPLTKHVDLSEENVDKACLSVSRSVPVPAESVVHMAGDQANFRPVGDGEWSDIQATESRIADVREIAPESEASSLDIPVVSQPVGNHHDQGGNSFQQP